The nucleotide window ATCCCGGGATGCGTCGCATGTTGCTTTCTACGCCGAGCGGGTCTTCGATGGATTCGCCCATCATCTGGTAACCTCCACAAATTCCGAGAATGGTTTTGCCATTCTTCGCTTCGGTCACGATGGCTTTGGCCAGACCTTCATTACGCAGTACTGCGAGGTCGTGGATGGTGCTTTTCGAGCCCGGCAGAATGATGATATCTGCTTTCGAAAGCTCTTTGGGATTGTTTGTATAAAAGAGATGCACACGCGGGTCGCGTTCCAGTGCGTTGAAGTCGGTAAAGTTGGAGAGGTGTTGCAACAAAACCACGGCGACGTTCACCTTTCCGTGCATCGCTTCCCGCTGTTTGGTTTGCAGCATCACCGAATCTTCCTCTTCGATGTAGATGTCTTTGTAGTAAGGGACAACTCCCACCACAGGTATGCCGCAAAGTTCCTCAATCATCGTGATTCCCGATTCAAAGAGGCGGATATCCCCGCGGAATTTATTGATCAGAATGCCTTTGACATGCATGCGTTCTTCCTCTGTTAATAGCATGATGGTGCCATACACCGATGCAAACACCCCGCCGCGGTCAATATCTGCGACCAGAATCACAGATGCTCCGGCATGCATCGCCATTGGCATGTTTACCAGGTCGAGGTTGCGCAGGTTAATCTCCGAGATACTGCCCGCACCTTCCATCACGATGGGATGAAACCTCGTTGTCAGACGGTCGAAGGCTGCGTTGACCTCTACCCGTAGTCTGGCTTTGTTGTCGGCTTTGAAATAGTCCACCGCCTGTTGGTTGCCGATGGCTTTGCCGTGCAGCACTACCTGCGCCACACTGTCGGCTACGGGCTTTAATAGTAACGGATTCATGTCGGTGTGACAAGGCACGCCAGCCGCTTCAGCCTGTACTGCCTGGGCACGACCGATTTCGAGACCTTCGGGCGTGGCAAAGGAGTTCAACGCCATGTTTTGTGCTTTGAAGGGGGCGGGCGTGTATCCGTCTTGTTTGAAGATGCGGCAGAATGCTGCGGCTATCACGCTTTTACCAACGTCGCTGCCGGTTCCGGCTAACATGAGGGGGCGGAGTTTCATCTGTGTCATGACTTTAAACAACTTAACCGGCTGCCCGAATCCGGTGCTATTTCAGCATCGGTTCGGGTTTGCCGGTTGGTTTATGGCAGAAAAAGGACTTATCTTATTTATTACTTGATAAACAGGGTCTTCATCGGATTTACTCCGGTTGAGAATGTGTATTTCAGTTTACCGTTTGCGTCAAAGCAATACATTTTACCTGGATTGATATAATCTGTTTCCCCAATGAAAATTTCTTTCGTTGTCGGATTGATATCCAAACTATATGGAACACCTGTTATGTCTGCAGTATTGATAAAACTGCTGTTACTGAACGATTCACTTTTTACGTTGTAAATCATGTACTTCTTATTTACAATGCTCCAATTGCTGTCGTATTCGTAGGAATACATGTATAGATTATCTCCATCCAGTTTGATATTGAATGGGGTTACTCCGGAAATAGTAGTTACTTTGTCTGTGATTGTTGCTACTCTTTGTAATGTAATTGGCACATCATAGTAATTTCCCATTGATACGACATAGAGATCGCCATAGCTGTCAGCCTGAATCATCGTTGGATTATATGCTACAGTGATTTTTTTAGTTTCTGTAAATGTTACCGGATCAATTACTGATATAGTACTATCAGGCATCGAGTTCACCACATAAAGCTTATTGTTAGCTGCAATAATTTGTTCGGGACTTGATCCAACTTCAATCATTTTCTCTACACTCAGAGATGTTGTGTCAATGCGTGCAACATGTCCGTCATAAAGTGACAGATAAATTTTACCGTTATATGCAGCAAGACTTCTTACTTTCCTTGGCGCATTAGCGTCATTGACAAAAGAAATAGATTTGATTGACTTTCCGGTTGTTGCATTTAGAACTTCAACAAGGCTCGATGTTGAAACACCTACATAAATTTTGGATCCATACTGAATCATATCCTGTCCGGTATCACCCAATCCCCGGTCGTTTATTCCACTAAAGAAATCATTATAAGAGGTTTTAGTAGTCAGATTGCAAAATGTAAGTGAAGCATTGTTTCCATTCATCTTTCCACTATTAAGTACCATGACTCCATTCGAAATAGAAGAAATTGACTTAATAGTAGAAGTGCTTTCAACATTGGATAATGTATATGCCGCATCGTCTGTCTTTTCACATGAAGTGAAAACCATGCTGCTCAAAGCGATTAACGATAAAAACAATGAGAGTTTTTGTTTTTTCATAACTTGTTTTTGATTTGTGTTTGAAGTTTAAAAAGAATACGAGAGCAATAATCTGTAATTTCGTCTTGGCATTGGGTAGTATTGCACTACTTCAAATTGCTTGTTTAACAGATTATTTACTTCACATTTTATATTCAGTTTGTTGAATTTCTTTTGGGCAAAAAGGGAATGATCCTGATATCCTTTCAGTGAGTTAAACGGATAGTTGTCAGTTTGGCGACTACTTACAACACAGAGATTATAACCTGCTTCATATCCCGGTCCGGACAACGCTAGCGAGCAACCTCCGGTATGTTTGGGCGAGTATATCAGCTGTTTGCCATACGTTGAGCTCCGTGGAGTCACATCTTTTATATCCTGAAAGGTATAATTCCCCTTAAAGATGATGTATACTTGCTTCTGACTAACCTTTTTCCTGAAATCTAGCGTTACGTCACAGCCAAGGATATCAACTTTTCCTTTATTGATCATTGTCCAGTGAAACAGATCTTTGGGGATGGCAATGATTTTGTCAGTGATATTATTGTAATAAAAGTCTGATGTGATGGACAACTCAGATTCCCTTAACAATGTGTTTGAAGAGAAGGTAACTCCAGCATCGTACTGTCGGGTTTGTTCCGGCCGTAAAGATGTATTTCCAAAGTCCTGATAATAGAGGTCATTAAATGTAGGGACTCTAAACTCCTCCTTGTAATATGATCTGATTCTGAACTCTTTGCTTTTAAATGGTTTGTATGAAAGCCCGATAGTAGGACTTAATTTGTTTTGATTTTTAGCCGCTACGCCGGTTTTAACCTGCTCACGGGTTAAAGTATAAAGAAGATTCCCGTTAATACTCCAGAATTCCGTAACGTATTTAGTCGAAAAGTTAGCCTGTCCGTTATGTCTGGTTGGGTAATTAAACTTAGCAAAAGGATTGCTGGCATATTTGAAGAGGTTATTATACCACCAGTCAACAGCAAGAGCTGAAGCTAAATTATCATTATAGATGTATTTTACAGTTGAGGTCAGATATATCTCGTTCTGAGTATATTTTTCATGCCGTTCTCCTGCATGTACCCCCGGATCTTTATACGTTGAATCTTTATCCAGGAAGGAATTAAAGTTACGATTGTATTTGGCCGATGCCTGGTATTGTATTTTATTCGATTCCCTGTTTTCGTAATGAAGTTGTGAGATGAAATTATTTTCGGAAAGTCTTTTGGCACTATATGAATTATAAAATACAACAGGGCCGGGCAATCCTCTTTCTGAATTGTAATAATTGAGCTTTAGTAAAATGTTTTCGTTGGAGTGTAGAGCAAAACGTGTATTGAGTTCTGTTCTGATACTTTTGACATCACTGTTTTTACGGGAAAGAATTTCGCCAACATTGGAACTGGAACCGTAATATTGGATAAACTTGTATTTCCCATCCGCTAAAATTCCATCAGCCGATACATTCATCGCCCATTTCTTACCAAATGTCCGATTCATGAACAATGACGGATTAAATAACCCGAACGACCCCGTTTTTACAGTTGCATTTCCTTTCAGTTGATTCTTACCATCATACTCCGGCAATTTCGTATTGAGGCAAAGCACTCCGGCTGAAGCAAACATGCGTGCAGTCTGGAAAATATCGTTGGGCTGACCGTTATTCAAAGAAATATCAGAGATGTTATCCAGTGAAAAGCGGCTCAGGTCAATCTGTCCTGATTGAATATCGCTCAGCATAATTCCGTCGTAGCTTACCCCTGTATGTTGCGCCCCGAGTCCCCGCAATGAAACCGTTTTCAATCCGCCGATGCCGCCGTAATCTTTCACGGTCACTCCGGCAAAATGCTTGGCCACGTCTGAAACGGAAGCAGCATTGAGTCGGTTGATATCTTCCTTAGCAAATACCTGCACAGGCATGGCAGCTCTGACAACCTGCGAATTGTGCCCATTTACAAGTACCTCCTGCAACTTAACCTGAGTCTTCACGGAATCCTTTTCTGTCGCACAAAAGGCAGAAAAAGGGATGACGCTAAACAACGCAAGTGTCAGGTTGCGGCATGAAATGTAATATGGGCGTTTCTGATTCAAAATAGCTGTGTTTTGGTAACAAGTAATGACTAGTCACAATGACAGCTTTCGGAATAAATGATTGCAACAAGGGCAAAAGAGGTAAATCAGTTTGCAGATGTTTCTCAGCTTTATCCTCGAAAGCTTTTGAACTAACGTTGCCGTGGCAGGTCTTCTGACTTACTTCCGTTTGGGGCGGCCTTCCCGTCGCATGACAGTGGCGAAAGTTTTGCCCAAACGTTTGGTGAAGCTTACAGCAGCGGGACTGTTCAGGATTCTCACCTGATTCCCTTTTCATCCTCGACCGCGAATGCGGCTTCGGAACCAAAGCGGTTGCAAAGGTAAGGATTATTTTCGGAAATCAAATTTGATGGTTTTAATTTGGAAATGAATCGGATTGTGAAGTATTATTTGGCTTCTAAATCATTAGCAGCAAATGATTTTAGTGAAATGACTGGGTTGAAACAGGTTTTTATCCTTTAGAAAGTGATTTTTGACCGTCGAAAATCATCCTATAAAATTATAGACCGGATTTCGGCGATTGAAATTTGTCCTATAAAATTATAGCGTTAAAATTGACCGTTGAATTTAACGCTATAATTTTATAGGCTTAAATAATTCCGTTGGAAATGCTCCTGTAATTTTATAGGCGACTTTCTGACGGTATATTTTGAGTCTGGAAAATTATAGAGGCCCTTCAAACGACAGAAAATGGCTCTATAATTTTATAAGATGGTTTTTAACCGCAAAGTTTATCTCTCAGAATTTACAGACTGCCATTCGATGGTTGAAAATTACATTCCAATTATTTAGAGCCGCATTATTCCTTCAACTTCCTGTTTTTAATCTTAAAATCACCCCTTGTTTAGCTATCTTTGCATCCTAAATTAGGTATAAGCAATAGATGGATTATGGAAATGTGAATTTACTATCCGTTTTGCCCATTGCCGATATAACATTAATCCATGCAAGAACCCATACTTTCCGTCGGAATTGTATCCGACCTTGAGATTCCGTTTTCTTTTCAGGGAAAATACCTGCTGAATGGAGCTGAAGAGCTTCATCCCGGTGATTATACTGCCTATTTGATTGATGCCAAAATCATTTTCAATGGTAAATTTTACGATGAAGTGGCTTTTCAGCCCGCTTCCGATGATGCTTCTTTTACGCTAAAAGAGGTGGTGATTGGTATCGGTTTCCATTGGGAACGGAAGGAAGTGCAATCGTTTCTTGGCTCACTAAAACTGATTCAGGAAAATCATAAAATTACGGCGGTCAACCTGATTCCGGTAGAAGAATACCTGAAAAGCGTGATTTCGTCGGAAATGAGTGCGACCAGTTCACCTGAATTGTTGAAGGCTCATGCCGTCATTTCGCGTAGTTGGCTGCTGTCGCAATTGGCTAAGAAGAATGATCTGGCGGCAAAATCAGTCACGTATGTTTCGGATACGCAGACAGAAACCGAATGGATCAAGTGGTGGGACCGCGAGGATCATCTGCTGTACGATGTCTGTGCCGACGACCATTGCCAACGCTATCAGGGCATTACCCGTGCTTCGACTGAAAAGGTAGTGGAGGCCGTGGAGGCAACACGTGGAGAACTTTTGATGTATGATGAAAATATTTGCGATGCACGTTTCTCGAAATGTTGCGGCGGAGTACTTGAGAAATTTGATAATTGCTGGGAACCGGCTTCACATCCCTATCTGCAAAAGGTGTTTGACCGTGCCGAAAATTCCATCTCTGAAACACCCGACCTGACTATCGAAGCTGAGGCGGAGAAATGGATTCGAACTTCTCCCGAAGCTTTCTGTAACACTGAAGATGCAAATGTACTGAGCCAGGTGCTAAATAACTATGACCAGGAGACTGCTGATTTTTACCGTTGGAAAGTGACCTATAGCCAAGCAGAAATATCCGATTTGATTCGTCGTCGCACGGGTATTGATTTCGGAGAAATTATAGATTTGCAACCGATGGAGCGGGGCGTTTCAGGCCGATTAATAAAACTACGCATTGTCGGTATGAAAAAGACATTAGTAATCGGCAAAGAATTACTCATTCGCAAATCACTTTCTGAGTCTCACTTATACAGTTCCGCATTTGTTGTGGATAAAGTGATGGGCGAAAACAATATTCCAGCCACTTTTACCCTCACCGGAGCAGGGTGGGGGCATGGCGTAGGCCTTTGCCAGATTGGAGCTGCCGTGATGGGGGATAAGGGTTATTCGTACCGTGATATTTTATTGCACTATTACCGAGATGTGACTTTGGAAAAAAAATATTGAATACAAAGCACACAGATGACACAGATTTAAATCGGTTTTCACAGATAAGAAAATCCGTGTAAATCTGTGTTGCCTGCATCTGTGTCATCTGTGTGCCATTAAAACAAGAAATGGAACAAAAATCTAAAAATCCGTGGAGTTGGATTCCTTCGCTCTACTTTGCCGAAGGGTTGCCTTATGTGGCGGTAATGGTCGTAGCCGGAATCATGTACAAACGTCTGGGACTCGCCAACGATACAATCGCAATGTACACCGGTTGGCTCAATCTACCCTGGGTGATCAAACCTTTGTGGAGTCCTTTTGTGGAAATATTCAAAACCAAGCGCTGGTGGATTGTTCTGATGCAGCTTGTGCTTGGCGTAGGATTGGCCGGAGTTGCCTTCTCTTTACATGCTACACATTGGGTGCAATTGACTTTTGCCTTCCTGTTTTTGGTGGCCTTTTCTTCGGCCACACATGACATCGCCTGTGATGGCTTTTATATGCTGGCGCTTCCGGCGCATAATCAGGCCGCTTTTATGGGCATTCGAAATACCTCTTACCGCATTGCGATGATCACCGGACAGGGATTGTTGGTGATGTTGGCCGGATACATTGAGCAAATGACACAAAATCTCAAAGTGGCGTGGATGATTGTGTATGGTATTTTTACCGCACTTTTTATACTGCTGCTGGCTTTGCATAAGTTTTCCTTGCCAAGACCGGACGGCGATCACTCTCTTGAGGCAAATTCGGTAAGCCATATCCTGAGAGAGTTCGGAGGAACATTCGTTAGTTTTTTCCAGAAAAAACAAGTATGGGGAACTCTGCTGTTTATTTTGTTTTACCGTTTCGGAGAAGCTCAGATCACGGTGATCAGTAAGCTGTTTATGCTGGACCAGAGATCGGCAGGCGGACTTGGTCTGAGTACGGAAGAGGTTGGCTTCCTGTATGGAGTCGTATCTGTTGTTTTTCTGCTTTTAGGCGGGATTCTCGGCGGTGTTTTTATATCCCGAAACGGACTGAAATATTGGTTGTGGCCAATGGGATTGATGATCAACGTTCCGCATCTGACCTATGTCTATCTATCGCAGTTTTATCCAACCAGTCTGTGGGCGGTTTCGACTTGTGTGGCTATTGAGCAATTCGGATACGGATTCGGATTTGTCGCGTTTATGGTTTATCTGATGTATTTTTCCGAAGGTAAATACAAAACGGCGCATTACGCCATTTGTACCGGAATTATGGCATTGGGTATGATGCTGCCGACTATGGTCGCCGGAAAAGTGCAGAAATGGTTGGGTTATCCTCATTTCTTCCTTTGGGTAATGTTTTGTACTGTGTTCACCTTTATTGGGGTGGCTGTGGTTAAAGTGGATAAGGATTTTGGAAAGAAAAAGATTTAAGAAATAGTACACAGATGACACTGATTTAAATCGATTGACACTGGTAATCTGTGAGAATCCGTGTTGCGAAGCATCTGAGTCATCTGTGTGCAAAAAATAAAACAGAATGGAGACGTTGAAAAAACTATTTGAAGATTACTTTGGCGAACCACTAAAAACAACTGAAGCAATACCCGGTTCTGGTTCGAATCGCTTCTATATTCGTCTGATTGGAGAGCACAATTCTTGCATTGGTACCCGTGGCGAATCGAGTGCAGAAAACGAAGCCTTTATTTATCTGGCTCAGCATTTCAATGGGAAAGGGCTGCCTATACCTCAATTGTATGCTGTGTCGGAAGACCAGATGCACTACATTCAGCAAGATTTAGGTGACCTTGCCTTGTTTGATTACGTCGCTAAAGGTCGTGATACAAATCATTATTCGGCAAATGAAAAAGATATTCTCTGCAAAACAATGGCTGCTCTTGCAGATGTTCAGGTGAAAGGAGCCGAAGGACTCGATTATTCAGTTTGTTTTCCCCGGGCGGAGTTTGACCGTCGTTGCATCTTCTGGGATTTGAATTATTTCAAATATTGTTTCCTGCGCCCTTACGGTGTCGCATTTAGTGAAAATGCCCTGGAAGATGAGTTCGAAATCATGGCGGATCTGCTTGAAGCTGAAGAAAACGATGTTTTCCTGTATCGTGATTTCCAATCGCGCAATGTGATTGTTAAAGACGGAAAACCGTGGTTTATCGATTTTCAAGGCGGTCGCCGTGGACAGGTCTATTACGATGTGGCGTCATTTATTTGGCAGGTTGAGGCTCACTATTCAGCTGAAATGACTGATTTGCTGATTGATTCTTATCTGACTTCTTTACGCAAATATCGTCCGGTGGATGATGCTGCTTTCCGTGAGCGATTGAGACACTTTGCCCTGTTTCGCCTGTTGCAGGTGTTGGGTGCCGGTGGCTTCCGTGGCTTGATTGAGAAGAAGCAATATTTCATCGACATGATTCCGAAAGCCATCCGCAATATTAATTCGCTGCTGGGTGAGGAGGGTTTCAAGGAATATCCTTACCTGACTAACCTATTGAAAGAACTAAACTAAACATAACGATCTCACTCCAATTCTCGCTAGGGAAGGTAGGAAGAAACTGCGATTGCGTCTTTCTCCCCTCCTTCGGAGGGGTTTGGGGAGGTCACTTTGAATTATGAAAGCCCTCATATTTGCCGCGGGACTCGGTACCCGCATGAAGCCTTTTACACACTCGATGCCAAAGGCCTTGATTCCGGTCAATGGTAAACCGCTGCTCCAAATCTCTATTGAAAAGCTCAAAGCAGCTGGATTTGATGAAATCATTGTCAATGTTCATCATTTTGCCAATCAGGTAATTCGTTTTTTAGATGAAAACGACCGTTTTGGTATTCGTGTCGAGATTTCGGACGAACAGGACTTGCTCCTTGAAACCGGTGGGGGCATCAAAAAAGCCTCCTGGTTTTTCGATGACGGAAAGCCTTTTCTGGTACATAATGTCGATATTCTTTCCGATGTGGATTTGGCAAGGATGTATCAGTACCATCTTGACTCAGAATCCGATGCAACGCTTTTGGTAAAAGAGGTCGATGCTGACCGCTCATTGTTGTTCGATGATGCCGGAATGATGAAAGGCTGGACCAACAGTGTCACCGGCGAGGTGAAATCACCTATTGCGGGCTTTAATCCGGCTGATTACCGGAAATATTCCTTTGGAGGAATTCATATTCTTTCGCCTTCAGTATTGAACGATATGGATAAATGGGAGGGAAAGTTCTCTATTATTGACTATTATCTTTCTATTGCCGAGAAAGCCAAATTACAGGCTTATTTGCAGAACGATTGTTATTTGCTCGATGTGGGAAAACCGGAAGCGATAGAAAAGGCAGAAGCCTTTCTTCGATAATAAAAAAGACCCGCTGTCAGAATCATTTGACAGCGGGTCTTTTTGGTTAATACATTATTTTTCCGAATAGCCTTTTGGCTTTAGCGATTGACTCGGGATTGGAGGAATCAATTCCGTATTTCTCTTTAGAAGGAATATCAATCACGGTTCCTACAGGAACAGTATTCGGATTTCGGATTTTCTTCTTATTATATTCGTAGATATAGACCCAGAAAATCTTATCGTCATAATATTTTAATGCCAGTAACGTCAGTCTGGAACCGGGTTGCATGACTTCTGTTGCAATGGTATCAGTCGAATTTGCTTGAGTAGGCTGTTCTGCTTCAATTTTCGGTTTGGCGGTTTCCTGGTTGTTGGTTGCAGCTTCAGTCTTTGGCTCTGTTGTCGACTCTGCCAGAGTGTCTGTCGATGGTGATTTAGATAAGAAGAACAAGGCAATCTTATTCGTAGCACGATTTTCGATCGGAGCCTGATTGCCACCAAAATGTTTGATCACAATTCTGTTTGCCGGAATATTATATTTCGTTTTCAATATGTTTGCTACATATTCGGCTCTTCGTTTACTTAAGTTGAGGTTGTAAGAGCGGGTTCCCGTGCTTGGATCTGCATACCCGTAGATCTCAATAACACAGTCTTTACTTTTGGCAAACTCATCAGCCGCTTTACGGATATTATCTTCTTCATTGGGTTGATACACGCTCTTGTCTATGTCAAAACTTACGAAGTCACAAAGTAAAATTTTACTACGCTCCGGTAAGTCATATTTTTTGATCAACTGCTTGAGCTCAGTGGCGCTCTGAGCCGCTTTCTCATAGTCTGATTTCAGTTCATCATAGGCTTTTACGAGTTTTTCATTTTCAGCATTGAGTTTGCTCTTGTCATCGGTTAGTTCGTTGATTTTTTTGTTGAGTTTATCCTTCTCTTCCTGTAAAAATGCAGTACGGAAACCTCGGTATGTTCCTGGAAATGTATAAGTTACACCGAGGGTCAACGATGCAAAGCCTTCATATTTGATATTTGACGAATTGAAACTGGAATTGAATTTGAAATACAACGGAATTATTGATTCTTTGACATCTGCAAAGAATGCGAGTGAACTGTTGAATTTATGCTCGAAAATCAATCCCGAATTAACGATGAGGTTTTTATACACTTCAGATGAATCTTTGATCTTCATGGCTGTAAATCCAGGTCCTAGATAAATCGAGAATGAATTTTTTCTTTCAGGATTGTATC belongs to Parabacteroides sp. FAFU027 and includes:
- a CDS encoding TonB-dependent receptor plug domain-containing protein — protein: MNQKRPYYISCRNLTLALFSVIPFSAFCATEKDSVKTQVKLQEVLVNGHNSQVVRAAMPVQVFAKEDINRLNAASVSDVAKHFAGVTVKDYGGIGGLKTVSLRGLGAQHTGVSYDGIMLSDIQSGQIDLSRFSLDNISDISLNNGQPNDIFQTARMFASAGVLCLNTKLPEYDGKNQLKGNATVKTGSFGLFNPSLFMNRTFGKKWAMNVSADGILADGKYKFIQYYGSSSNVGEILSRKNSDVKSIRTELNTRFALHSNENILLKLNYYNSERGLPGPVVFYNSYSAKRLSENNFISQLHYENRESNKIQYQASAKYNRNFNSFLDKDSTYKDPGVHAGERHEKYTQNEIYLTSTVKYIYNDNLASALAVDWWYNNLFKYASNPFAKFNYPTRHNGQANFSTKYVTEFWSINGNLLYTLTREQVKTGVAAKNQNKLSPTIGLSYKPFKSKEFRIRSYYKEEFRVPTFNDLYYQDFGNTSLRPEQTRQYDAGVTFSSNTLLRESELSITSDFYYNNITDKIIAIPKDLFHWTMINKGKVDILGCDVTLDFRKKVSQKQVYIIFKGNYTFQDIKDVTPRSSTYGKQLIYSPKHTGGCSLALSGPGYEAGYNLCVVSSRQTDNYPFNSLKGYQDHSLFAQKKFNKLNIKCEVNNLLNKQFEVVQYYPMPRRNYRLLLSYSF
- a CDS encoding MFS transporter, yielding MEQKSKNPWSWIPSLYFAEGLPYVAVMVVAGIMYKRLGLANDTIAMYTGWLNLPWVIKPLWSPFVEIFKTKRWWIVLMQLVLGVGLAGVAFSLHATHWVQLTFAFLFLVAFSSATHDIACDGFYMLALPAHNQAAFMGIRNTSYRIAMITGQGLLVMLAGYIEQMTQNLKVAWMIVYGIFTALFILLLALHKFSLPRPDGDHSLEANSVSHILREFGGTFVSFFQKKQVWGTLLFILFYRFGEAQITVISKLFMLDQRSAGGLGLSTEEVGFLYGVVSVVFLLLGGILGGVFISRNGLKYWLWPMGLMINVPHLTYVYLSQFYPTSLWAVSTCVAIEQFGYGFGFVAFMVYLMYFSEGKYKTAHYAICTGIMALGMMLPTMVAGKVQKWLGYPHFFLWVMFCTVFTFIGVAVVKVDKDFGKKKI
- a CDS encoding YncE family protein; this encodes MKKQKLSLFLSLIALSSMVFTSCEKTDDAAYTLSNVESTSTIKSISSISNGVMVLNSGKMNGNNASLTFCNLTTKTSYNDFFSGINDRGLGDTGQDMIQYGSKIYVGVSTSSLVEVLNATTGKSIKSISFVNDANAPRKVRSLAAYNGKIYLSLYDGHVARIDTTSLSVEKMIEVGSSPEQIIAANNKLYVVNSMPDSTISVIDPVTFTETKKITVAYNPTMIQADSYGDLYVVSMGNYYDVPITLQRVATITDKVTTISGVTPFNIKLDGDNLYMYSYEYDSNWSIVNKKYMIYNVKSESFSNSSFINTADITGVPYSLDINPTTKEIFIGETDYINPGKMYCFDANGKLKYTFSTGVNPMKTLFIK
- a CDS encoding cobyric acid synthase, with translation MTQMKLRPLMLAGTGSDVGKSVIAAAFCRIFKQDGYTPAPFKAQNMALNSFATPEGLEIGRAQAVQAEAAGVPCHTDMNPLLLKPVADSVAQVVLHGKAIGNQQAVDYFKADNKARLRVEVNAAFDRLTTRFHPIVMEGAGSISEINLRNLDLVNMPMAMHAGASVILVADIDRGGVFASVYGTIMLLTEEERMHVKGILINKFRGDIRLFESGITMIEELCGIPVVGVVPYYKDIYIEEEDSVMLQTKQREAMHGKVNVAVVLLQHLSNFTDFNALERDPRVHLFYTNNPKELSKADIIILPGSKSTIHDLAVLRNEGLAKAIVTEAKNGKTILGICGGYQMMGESIEDPLGVESNMRRIPGLGLLPIATTMDGDKITRQSKFYFGESKELCEGYEIHNGRSTLTEPDAETINRFENGEPEGCRKGNCQGTYLHGILDNREFTDALIAPWLSEKEQETEFDYKAFKEKQYDKLADHVRKHVNMELVYEMMK
- a CDS encoding aminoglycoside phosphotransferase family protein yields the protein METLKKLFEDYFGEPLKTTEAIPGSGSNRFYIRLIGEHNSCIGTRGESSAENEAFIYLAQHFNGKGLPIPQLYAVSEDQMHYIQQDLGDLALFDYVAKGRDTNHYSANEKDILCKTMAALADVQVKGAEGLDYSVCFPRAEFDRRCIFWDLNYFKYCFLRPYGVAFSENALEDEFEIMADLLEAEENDVFLYRDFQSRNVIVKDGKPWFIDFQGGRRGQVYYDVASFIWQVEAHYSAEMTDLLIDSYLTSLRKYRPVDDAAFRERLRHFALFRLLQVLGAGGFRGLIEKKQYFIDMIPKAIRNINSLLGEEGFKEYPYLTNLLKELN
- a CDS encoding OmpA family protein — protein: MKKQHFLFLLFTVCLPFTQAQVSDSNNFPKLTTSKSSDNWFIGAGIGAGISNHSLEKGFGSSGNSSIKLAPPVINIFGGKWLTPGVGLRLETGIWDINTWIPHTTISGSIIPPGIISVNTTTTKIKQDILGFDLHGEALFNLNNLIAGYNPERKNSFSIYLGPGFTAMKIKDSSEVYKNLIVNSGLIFEHKFNSSLAFFADVKESIIPLYFKFNSSFNSSNIKYEGFASLTLGVTYTFPGTYRGFRTAFLQEEKDKLNKKINELTDDKSKLNAENEKLVKAYDELKSDYEKAAQSATELKQLIKKYDLPERSKILLCDFVSFDIDKSVYQPNEEDNIRKAADEFAKSKDCVIEIYGYADPSTGTRSYNLNLSKRRAEYVANILKTKYNIPANRIVIKHFGGNQAPIENRATNKIALFFLSKSPSTDTLAESTTEPKTEAATNNQETAKPKIEAEQPTQANSTDTIATEVMQPGSRLTLLALKYYDDKIFWVYIYEYNKKKIRNPNTVPVGTVIDIPSKEKYGIDSSNPESIAKAKRLFGKIMY
- a CDS encoding SpoIID/LytB domain-containing protein, which encodes MQEPILSVGIVSDLEIPFSFQGKYLLNGAEELHPGDYTAYLIDAKIIFNGKFYDEVAFQPASDDASFTLKEVVIGIGFHWERKEVQSFLGSLKLIQENHKITAVNLIPVEEYLKSVISSEMSATSSPELLKAHAVISRSWLLSQLAKKNDLAAKSVTYVSDTQTETEWIKWWDREDHLLYDVCADDHCQRYQGITRASTEKVVEAVEATRGELLMYDENICDARFSKCCGGVLEKFDNCWEPASHPYLQKVFDRAENSISETPDLTIEAEAEKWIRTSPEAFCNTEDANVLSQVLNNYDQETADFYRWKVTYSQAEISDLIRRRTGIDFGEIIDLQPMERGVSGRLIKLRIVGMKKTLVIGKELLIRKSLSESHLYSSAFVVDKVMGENNIPATFTLTGAGWGHGVGLCQIGAAVMGDKGYSYRDILLHYYRDVTLEKKY
- a CDS encoding nucleotidyltransferase family protein, producing the protein MKALIFAAGLGTRMKPFTHSMPKALIPVNGKPLLQISIEKLKAAGFDEIIVNVHHFANQVIRFLDENDRFGIRVEISDEQDLLLETGGGIKKASWFFDDGKPFLVHNVDILSDVDLARMYQYHLDSESDATLLVKEVDADRSLLFDDAGMMKGWTNSVTGEVKSPIAGFNPADYRKYSFGGIHILSPSVLNDMDKWEGKFSIIDYYLSIAEKAKLQAYLQNDCYLLDVGKPEAIEKAEAFLR